Proteins co-encoded in one Candidatus Methylomirabilota bacterium genomic window:
- a CDS encoding helix-turn-helix transcriptional regulator translates to MTPRRLATVMRDLRDRAKLTQEELAKRAKVSRSYLAALEAGHRKNPSIDTLKRLARALGVPVTELLE, encoded by the coding sequence ATGACGCCTCGGAGGCTAGCAACCGTAATGCGCGATTTGCGGGACCGGGCGAAGTTGACGCAGGAGGAGCTGGCGAAGCGGGCTAAAGTCTCCCGCAGCTATCTCGCGGCCCTCGAGGCTGGCCATCGGAAGAACCCGTCGATCGACACCCTCAAGCGCCTGGCGCGCGCCCTCGGCGTGCCGGTGACGGAGCTGCTGGAGTGA
- a CDS encoding phage tail tape measure protein: MAAPIGALRAELSATAAKFEADLGRARKALGFTKGQFESLKSAATAASAGIAAAVTALAAITKSTANAGDQLAKMSQKVGVSVEDLSALKHAANLSDVSLEQLQVGLGRLARNMSDASMGSGEAAQHFKALGITVANADGSLRPIRDVLLEVSDRFAGMTDETRKAALAQELFGKSGLELVPLLNQGSAAIKAQMEEAKRLGIVWSTDAAQAAEAFNDNLTRLGSALEGVKLAIGTALIPVLRDLTDRLVQFVQTDQFRGWAREVGEILRVSTGPGLMFLARAAVVVVNTFRVLMTALTSVVQAILAVNIAVREGGLFLRRFLGSATEEAASKLAELKAAFEVNSIGMKLLIGDVAASDAALTALEHSLATLGQTTIPPATAGVKTFTAAVQGAKGATADWLVTLNGVSQPLAQLAAEQAPFADAFGHSFGKIETDAGEMMITLGNVTQSVRDMAAQQAPFADAFEQSFGRIKTGASTMWQSLLATFQTASDGLRTMAQTTATMLTTAFTNMTTLSQDQMTQLSTAIGTLLGGIFGQTKAFAIIMAIISTAQGVARALADWPWPFSLVVAGIVAAAGAVQISTISNAEMAMGGIVTGPTMALIGEAGPEAVIPLDRLGRFQERETVIHVHTHLDGREISKSVLVLHGPNLIRQRTGLRSL, encoded by the coding sequence ATGGCGGCCCCGATCGGGGCTCTCCGCGCCGAGCTGTCCGCGACGGCTGCGAAATTCGAGGCCGACCTGGGCCGCGCCCGCAAGGCGCTCGGGTTCACCAAAGGCCAGTTCGAATCGCTCAAGTCCGCGGCCACGGCGGCTAGTGCGGGGATCGCGGCGGCCGTCACCGCACTCGCCGCCATCACCAAGAGCACCGCCAATGCCGGGGACCAGCTGGCCAAGATGAGCCAGAAGGTCGGCGTGTCCGTCGAGGATCTCTCCGCGCTCAAGCACGCTGCGAATCTGAGCGACGTGTCGCTCGAGCAGCTCCAGGTCGGACTCGGGCGCCTCGCTCGAAACATGAGTGACGCCTCGATGGGCTCGGGGGAGGCCGCGCAGCACTTCAAGGCCCTCGGGATTACGGTCGCGAATGCCGACGGCAGTCTCCGGCCGATTCGAGACGTCCTCCTGGAGGTCTCCGACCGCTTCGCCGGGATGACCGACGAGACGAGGAAAGCCGCGCTGGCCCAGGAGCTCTTCGGGAAGAGCGGGCTGGAGCTCGTGCCGCTCCTCAACCAGGGCTCGGCGGCCATCAAGGCGCAGATGGAGGAAGCCAAGCGCCTGGGGATCGTCTGGAGTACCGACGCGGCCCAGGCCGCCGAAGCCTTCAACGATAACCTCACGCGCCTCGGCTCGGCCCTGGAGGGCGTCAAGCTCGCCATCGGGACGGCGCTGATCCCCGTCCTTCGGGACCTGACGGACCGGCTCGTGCAGTTCGTGCAGACCGACCAGTTCCGGGGCTGGGCCCGGGAGGTCGGCGAGATCCTTCGGGTGAGCACGGGCCCGGGCCTGATGTTCCTCGCGCGCGCGGCCGTCGTCGTGGTCAACACTTTCCGCGTTCTGATGACCGCGCTGACCTCGGTCGTCCAGGCGATCCTGGCCGTGAATATCGCCGTCCGCGAGGGCGGGTTGTTTCTCCGCAGGTTCCTGGGGAGCGCGACCGAGGAGGCGGCGAGTAAGCTCGCGGAGCTCAAGGCGGCATTCGAGGTCAACAGCATCGGCATGAAGCTGTTAATCGGGGACGTTGCCGCGTCGGATGCGGCCCTCACCGCCCTGGAGCATTCACTCGCGACCCTCGGGCAGACGACGATCCCGCCAGCGACCGCTGGAGTGAAGACCTTCACCGCTGCGGTTCAAGGCGCCAAAGGGGCGACCGCCGATTGGCTCGTCACGCTCAACGGGGTCAGCCAGCCCCTCGCCCAGCTCGCCGCCGAGCAGGCCCCCTTCGCGGATGCATTTGGGCATAGCTTCGGGAAGATCGAAACCGATGCCGGCGAGATGATGATCACACTGGGGAACGTCACTCAGTCGGTGCGCGACATGGCCGCCCAGCAGGCGCCCTTCGCCGACGCCTTCGAGCAGAGCTTCGGGCGGATCAAGACCGGCGCGTCGACGATGTGGCAGTCGCTCTTGGCCACCTTCCAGACAGCGAGCGATGGCCTGCGCACGATGGCCCAGACGACGGCGACGATGCTCACCACCGCCTTCACCAACATGACCACCCTCAGCCAGGACCAGATGACCCAACTCTCGACCGCGATCGGCACGCTCCTCGGCGGCATCTTCGGACAAACCAAAGCGTTCGCCATCATCATGGCGATTATTTCGACGGCTCAGGGCGTGGCCCGGGCGCTGGCGGATTGGCCCTGGCCCTTCTCGCTCGTCGTCGCGGGCATCGTGGCCGCGGCCGGCGCCGTCCAGATCTCCACGATCTCGAACGCCGAGATGGCCATGGGCGGCATCGTCACCGGGCCCACCATGGCCCTCATCGGTGAGGCGGGCCCGGAGGCCGTCATTCCGCTGGATCGGCTGGGGCGGTTCCAGGAGCGGGAGACCGTGATCCACGTCCACACCCACCTCGACGGGCGCGAGATCAGCAAGAGCGTGCTGGTGCTCCACGGCCCCAATCTCATTCGTCAGCGCACCGGGCTGCGGTCACTCTAG
- a CDS encoding tyrosine-type recombinase/integrase → MTALVPASGGPPVRPGATLAELIRPFLGWFATIRGRSRHTIAAYEKDLDTFAVFAKGIGVRIPSQVTFNVVEMYLAHRLHHDGRKATTLNRARYAIGQFFRFLRRQGLVTTDPVADTFSLKEPQRLPRYLSIADQERVLAHFAASESLEGRRDYALVATALFAGLRVSELATVRVTDLDLEAGTLRVIGKGDKQHECVIVPRLREILSGYLADVHPVLAAAAVEGRVDRIHGEWTRRRRQLHLYVNGEHRIEPLATRDRDEAERILADRLRELRVAHASPYLFPRAGGGYSRLRRALPLLTRSIFMMIHRKVSAVAGRHVHPHMLRHSFASRLRENGAPLELIQEALGHANISTTLIYAHLTTTKRKAEIAKYLEGGA, encoded by the coding sequence ATGACCGCCCTGGTGCCTGCGAGCGGCGGCCCGCCCGTCCGGCCCGGGGCCACCCTCGCCGAGCTGATCCGGCCCTTCCTCGGGTGGTTCGCCACGATCCGGGGGCGCAGCCGGCACACGATCGCGGCCTATGAGAAGGATCTGGATACCTTCGCCGTCTTCGCGAAGGGCATCGGGGTGCGGATCCCGTCGCAGGTGACGTTCAACGTCGTCGAAATGTACCTCGCCCATCGGCTCCATCACGACGGGCGAAAAGCCACCACGCTGAATCGGGCCCGGTACGCCATCGGTCAATTCTTCCGGTTCCTGCGCCGGCAGGGGCTCGTCACGACGGACCCGGTGGCCGACACGTTCTCGCTCAAAGAGCCTCAGCGCCTCCCCCGCTACCTCTCGATCGCGGACCAGGAGCGCGTCCTGGCGCACTTCGCGGCCAGCGAGTCGTTGGAGGGGCGGCGCGACTACGCCCTCGTGGCGACGGCATTGTTCGCCGGGTTGCGCGTGAGCGAGCTGGCCACCGTCCGCGTGACTGACCTGGACCTCGAGGCCGGCACGCTGCGCGTCATCGGCAAGGGCGACAAGCAGCACGAGTGCGTCATCGTGCCCAGACTGCGCGAGATCCTCAGCGGCTACCTGGCGGACGTGCATCCCGTTCTGGCCGCTGCGGCCGTCGAGGGGCGCGTGGACCGCATCCACGGCGAGTGGACCAGGCGTCGGCGACAACTCCACCTGTACGTGAACGGCGAGCACCGCATTGAGCCACTGGCGACCCGCGACCGCGACGAGGCCGAGCGCATCCTCGCCGACCGCCTCCGGGAGCTGCGGGTCGCGCACGCCTCGCCCTATCTCTTTCCCCGCGCGGGGGGCGGCTACTCCCGCCTCCGGCGGGCGCTCCCGCTGCTGACGCGCAGCATCTTCATGATGATCCACCGCAAGGTGTCGGCCGTCGCGGGCCGCCATGTCCACCCCCACATGCTCCGGCATTCCTTCGCCTCACGACTCCGGGAGAACGGCGCCCCGCTGGAGCTGATCCAGGAGGCGCTCGGCCACGCCAACATCAGCACGACGTTGATCTACGCGCACCTGACCACGACGAAGCGCAAGGCGGAGATCGCAAAGTACCTGGAAGGAGGGGCGTGA